The segment GTGTACGATCTACGAGCGCTGGGTGTATCGGTTTCTGGCCCTGTAGGGGCAGTGGTCCACCACCTTTCAGGCGTCCCACTTTGTCGCGTTCGGGCTAGTCCCCGCCTCCCAAGAGATCCAACTGCTTTTCCTGACGCACCTTGCGTCCCACCAGTGTCGTCTTGGCGAATGTCTCATCAGGCAGTTCGAGCAGATAGCGCGTGGGCGTGGGCAGCAGCTCGCGTCCGTAGAGGTCGCGTTTGTCCGCGTGGGAGAGATAGAGCATGGATTTGGCGCGTGTCATGCCCACGTACAGCAGGCGCCGTTCCTCGGCCAGATGCTCGTCCGCCATGGGGGCAGCCTGCTTGCCGGATAGGAATTCACTGCCCGCAAAGGGCAGGATGCCATCCTCCAGGGCGGGCAGGAATACGGCCTCGAATTCAAGACCCTTGGCGGCATGGAGGGACATGATCTGGATTTTTTCGGCCTTGGCGCGGACCATGTCCAATTCGCTTTGCAGATGCACCCAGTTCAGCAACCCCGGCCAGCCGCCCAACTCCGTATACAGCTTGTCGAATTTCTTGAACTGCGGGCTTGTCCAGAACAGGTGGTCAAAGGGCGGGTTGGATTGCAGATATGCGGCCAGCCCCACGGGCCCCTTGAGCAGGACACGTTCGGGAATATCCAGGGTATCGGCATTGGCCTCGGGGGCGCCCACGATGCCCAGTGTGCGTCCGGCAGCGTCCAGAATGGCGGTCATGCGCGGCTCCACCCAGAAGGCTTCGGCTTCGGGCACCGAGCAGGGCAGGCCCAGCCTGTCGAGGGTGGTGCGCAGGGGGGGGATGAGTCCCTTGAAGCGCACCAGGACGGCAATGTCGCCGGGTGACAACGTGCCCTCTGTGGTGTTGTCGGCCAGGGAATGGCTGGTGGAGCCGATAAGCTCGCGGATACGTTCGCCGATCCAGGCGGCTTCACGCGCCCCGTCCGGGGCATTAAAGAGCCGGATGTCGGCTTTCACATCCCTGTTGGCCTTGAGCTTGGGCGAATGCGGAACCAGAGGGGCGGTTACATCCAGCACTTCCTGAGCCGAACGGTAGTTTTCGCCCAGGGTGATGGTCGTCAGCTGCGGCCACCACTGGCGGAATTTTTCCTGCACGTCGCCAGCCGCACCCCGGAAGGAATAGATGGACTGATTGGGATCGCCGATAGCGAAGATCCCCTCGCCTCCCTTGCAGGCCAAGGCCTTGATCAGTCTGAGTTGCAGGACTGACAGATCCTGAACCTCATCCACAAGGATGTGGGTATAGGGGTTGGCCCAGATCTCAGCCTCGATCTGTTCAAGCCAGAAATTCAAGAGATCCGTGTAATCGGTCTGATTCCAGGATTCCTTGGTCTTGGTGTAGGCGTGGAAGTGGTCGGCCAGATCACCGGGTGGGTTCTGCATCCGCTCGCGGGCCAGATTGACCTGTTGCCATGCTTCTTTCAGGGGTTTGCCCAGCAGGCCGGTGGCTTCGGCAAAGACCCGGCGTGCGCCTTCCTCGGACAGGACCGTGGGGGCCTCACCGTAGGAATCCACCCAGCATTCATAGGCCATGGCGTGCATGGTGTCCGCTCGGGGCAGGGCCTTGTTCTCGCCGCGCAGATCCAGCAGCCGCTTGGACAATTCGCCTGCCGCACGGCGGGTGAAGGTCAGGGCCAGGATATGGCGCGAGGAATCGCGTTCGCCCAGCAGGCGGCCGATGCGTCCCATCAGCGTCTGGGTCTTGCCCGTGCCCGGGCCAGCCAGCACCAGCACCGGGCCGGGGCCGGCATCAATGGCGCGCTGCTGAGGGGCATTGTATGAAATGGGGGTTCCGGAGAGCAGGGACAGGGGGCGTACCTCGGGCTTGAGGCCTGTGCCGGGCAGAGGCCGGACCATGGGAGGGCGTGCCGCAGGCATCTTGATCAGTGATCCGCCATCCTTGATCTCGGATTGTTCCTGAGGGCTGAAGACCGAGATGGATCCGTACTGGCCGTCAAACCCGGGGTTTCGGTAGACCTCGCCCCGGCGCATGCGGCCAATGCCCTCGGCCAGTGGCGTGGAGACCTTGGCAATGTCTTCCAGGGGGATGTCCTGCAATATGGCCAGTTCGGAACCGAAGCGGGCAATGAGTCGTCCATAGAAGGCTTTGACCTTCTTGCTGCCGGAGCCAAAGCCCAGAATCTCGGAAACGACCTCGGGCAGAGGGATCAGGGATGTGAATCCCGGCGCATCGGCGGGCTGCTTGGGCTGCTCGCGGTCAGCCAGCTCCACGATCCGGTGCAGGACACCCACGGTCAGCGGCTTGCCGCAGACCGGGCACAGGCCGCCGCAGGACAGTGTCTGCTGCGGCTCCATGACCACGCCGCAGTTGCGGTGCCCGTCCAGGTGGTATTTGCCCTCTTCGGGGAAGAATTCCAGGGTGCCCAGAAATTTGTGGCCCAGGGCTTCGCCGCGCAGTGCTCTGTATATCCCCTCGTAGGAGATTTCGCCGGAGAAGAGATTGGCCTCGCGGGCCAGTTTTTCACCGGAATGCGCGTCGGAGTTGGAGATCATGCGGTAGCGGTCCAGGGCGGAGATCATCCAGTTCATCTCCGGGTCCGAGGAAAGTCCCGTCTCCATGGCAAAGATTTCGCCGGCCAGATCCCCATAGCATTCCTCAACGGAGTCGAAGCCGCTCTTGGAGCCGAACAGCGAGAACCACGGGGTCCAGATGTGGGCGGGAACGAGAAAGGCCTGCGGGTCGGTCTCCAGCACCATCTCCAGCAGGTCGTGCGAGTCCAGCCCCAGGATGGGCCGACCGTCGGACTTCAGGTTGCCCACCTGTTCCAGACGCTGGTTGAAGGACTTGGCCTTGTCCAGACTGGGCATGAATACCAGATTGTGCACCTTGCGGGTCTTGTTGTGGCGCTTGTAGATGGAGCTGATTTCCGTAACCAGCATGAACCGGGTCTGCCCGGTCAGGGGGTAGCCGTCCAGGAACGGGGTTTCGCGTTCCAGGCGTCGATTGTCCTTGAGGGTGTAGAGCCCGGCACCGTCCGGTTCCAGATGCTCCTCGATTTCGGCAATCCATTCAGGATGGGTGAAGTCTCCGGTGGCCAGCACGTCCAGGCCCTTGATGCGAGCCCAGGCGGCAAGCAGCCGCAGGTTCAGCTTCTTGCTTGTGGCCCGGGAGAACCGGGAGTGGATGTGCAGGTCTGCTCGAAAGATTTCCATGCTCTGGGGGTGGTTGCGGGGTTCATCAAGAACATTGGGACTATAGTCGTCACAGCCATGCCCCGCAAGTGGAAAGGGGAGTGCCCCGGGGAAGAATGGCGCCTGTTGCCAAGAAGCGTAGACGGGCTGGCGAGGTGAAGGGGAATTTATCGTACAGGGTGAGGGGCTGAAAATGCCATGCGGGGTGCCTGGAGGGTACCCCGCATGGCAGAAGTTGTTTAGACCGGGGCCTGGATTTGGCCAGCACTGAGCATTTCCTCGATCTGGGCCACGTCCTTGTCGCCGCGTCCGGACAGGTTGATCAGGATGATCTTGTCCTTGTCCAGAGTGGGGGCGAGCTTCATGGCGTGGGCCAGAGCGTGGGCGGATTCCAGAGCCGGGATAATGCCCTCGGTGCGCGACAGGGCAAAGAACGCTTCCACGGCTTCGGCATCGCTGGCCGTATAGTATTCGGCGCGGCCGATGTCTTTCAGGTAGCTGTGCTCGGGGCCGACGCTGGGGTAATCCAGCCCGGCGGAGATGGAATACACAGGTGCGGCTTCGCCCTTTTCGTCCTGCAACATATAGGACGTGAAGCCGTGCAGGACGCCGGGGGTCCCCAGGGTCAGGCTCGCGGCGTGGTCACCGGGGGTCAGGCCGCGGCCCGCAGGCTCCACACCGTGGATTTTGACCTGCTCGTCACCCAGGAAGTCCGCGAACAGACCGATGGCGTTGGAGCCGCCGCCCACGCAGGCGACGAGATAGTCGGGCAGGCGGTTTTCCAGTTCCATGATCTGTTCCTTGGCCTCACGGCCGATCACGGCCTGGAAGTGTTTGACCATGGCCGGGTAGGGATGTGGCCCCACAGCGGAACCCAGCAGGTAGAAGGTGTTCTGGGCGTCCTGAATCCACAGGCCCAGGGCCTCGTCAACGGCCTCCTTCAGGGTGCGCTGGCCGCTCATGGCCGGGACCACGTCGGCGCCCATCATGCGCATCCGGAAGACGTTCAACTTCTGGCGCTCGATGTCTTCGGCCCCCATGACGATGGTGCATTCCATGCCCATCAGTGCGGCGGTGGCCGCAGTGGCAACGCCATGCTGACCCGCACCGGTTTCGGCGATGATCTTCTTCTTGCCCATGCGCTTGGCCAGCAGGATCTGGCCCACGGTGTTGTTCACCTTGTGTGCGCCCAGGTGGTTCAGGTCTTCACGCTTCAGGTAGATTTTTGCTCCACCCATGGCCTTGGTCAGATTCTCGCAGAGATACAAGGGCGAGGGGCGACCGGTGTAGTGCCGCTGGTAGTATTTGTATTCCTCGATGAACTCGGGATCGTCCTTGTATTTGTCAAAGGCAGCGTTCAGGTCGTCCATCACTGCGATGATTTCCGGGGGCAGGAACTGTCCGCCGTGGTCACCGAAAAAGCCTTTTGCGTCGGGAAGCTGGGTCATGATGATTACTCTCCTTTGGGTGGGCAACCGAACCGTGGGGCCAAACAAAAAACCGCGGCTGGTTTCCCTGCCGCGGTTGGTCTGTTGCTTAGTCAAAAACTAGTTGTGTCGTTAAACGCAAGCACTACCACGCGGCCCTGTCGAGCAGGGCCACCACCAGAATAGATTGATAAGGGCGGTGTGGGCGGTATGCATGAGCGGACCATGCCCGCAACGCGGGGGCTGTGTCAAGTCTCGGTACCGTTGTCCATTTTCAGGGCGTTGTAGGAGAACTCCACCAGGTAATCCAGTAGTGCCTCGGATGCGGCCACGGCCAGGGTTTCGTCTCCACGGGCCACGGCCTGCATGATGTCGGCATGGCGGATGGCCCCGTCCATGATGGTGCCACTGCGCCTGATATACAGGAACCAGAATCGGCGTGAGAGACCGTGCAGCGGGCTCATGACGCGAGCGAAATAGTCGTTGGTCGTGGCTTCGGACAGGATTTCGTGGGCCTCGCGGATATACTCCAGCAGGGCGACGTGGTCTTCGTTTTCGGCAGCGGCAATCATGGCGTCGGCAAGATGCAGCATCCGGCGCTTCTGTTCCACGGTGCCACGCAGGGTGGCGTAGTGTATACAGAGAGGCTCAAGCCCCCGGCGGACCTCCAGCAGCTTCAGCTGGTTCTCCACCGTAACCTGTGGGAAACGAACGCCGCGGCGTGGGTGGATTTCCACCATTTTGTCGTGGCAGAGGCGTTGCAGGGCTTCGCGCACAGGGGTCCGGCCCATGTTGAGCATGGTGGCCAACTGCTTTTCAGAGTACATGACCCCGGAATCCAGCTCGTTGAAAATGATCATGCGTTCCAGAATGGAACGGGCCTCTTCGGCCAGGGTGGTCGATTTCTTTTTCATGGTTCCCTCGATGATTGGTGCTATCTTTCGTTGCACCAAAAGTTGGGTTTTGGCAAACCAGAGGGGTGATGGGAACGTGTTTGCATCATTACGCGGACCCACCGCGACCATTGCATAAGACAAGGAGTCAGTCATGGTGATCTGCTTTTTTGGGGATTCGCTGGTCAACGGCACCGGGGACAGCGCCTGTCTGGGCTGGGCCGGTCGGATTTGTGTTCCTCTCATGGCTTCGGGCCGGACGTTGACCTACTACAACCTCGGGGTGCGCAAGCAGGCCACGCGCGAAATACTGCCCCGTTGGGAGGGCGAGTTCGAACAGCGCAGGCTTGAAGGCTTCGAGTCCCGGCTGGTTTTTGCCTTTGGTACGGCGGATACGGCCATTCTCGATGGCAGGCGGCATGTGCCGCTGGATGAAACCCGCGACAATGCCCATGCCATCCTGTCTCGGGCCACAGGCCTTGCTCCGGTGCTGTTTGTGGGGCCGCCGCCTGTGGCCGATGAAAGCCATACAGCCCGAAACCGCGAGATCAACAGCGTGCTGGGAACGGTCTGCGCCGAGCTGGGTGTGCCGTATCTGGATGTGTTTTCAAGGCTGGCGGCTTCGGACGGTTATCTTCAGGATGTGCGCCGCAATGACGGGGTGCATCCTACGGGGTTTGGGTATGGCTTGATTAGCGAGATGGTTTCGGGGTGGCCGGGGTGGCAGGAGTGGTTTGTGTAGTTGTTGGCCGTCCATAAGCAGCCGTCTGCGGTGTTAAGTGAATTGTTAGCGAGTCTTCGAGCTTACAAGACCTTATGCCCTAGGTGCGCTTCACGAAAAAACGGGTTCTCGCGTATGCCTGATACGCGTCAAGCCCGTTTTTGTTTGCTCCTGGCATCCGACCACTTCTGAACGGCCAACGGGGAAGGGCGAAGTTGGTGCGCCGCTTGCCGAATAGGGAGTTAGTATGCTGTCCCCGTTGATTTTATAATAGATCCTCAACAGTGTCTTGAGCGGCAATAAGAAACCCTAATCCTTCATTGAGTAATAATTGTTTGCGGAAGCTATCACTCTCCAAAGCCTGCATTCCAACCCCCTGGGCAAGTTTTGCAACGTCAAGCAAAGCCTCTTGTTCGGTGCATGACATCCATTTAAAGGCGATGCTTGGAAGGCGGCCTGCAACTTTCAGAATCAATTTTCTCCAGAATGCACCCCGTTCTAACTTTAGCTTTCGGTTTAGGTCTTCAAGCTGTGGGATAATGGTGGTCTGGGCTAAATATTTTGCCTCAGCACAAACATCATCCAAAGAAGCTCCTGAACTTATTGCAGAGCGAATACTTGGTGCTAGAGAATACATTGCTGTTCGAAACGGGCCGAGCTGATCCTTCAAAAGCTCTCTTGCTTCTAAAATATCGTATGAGTTTAGTGTGCTAAAAGACGGAAGCGTTAAGTCCAAGGACTGAATAGCAAGTGCACTGGCCTGTAAATCTGCACAACTATTAACGTTGAATTTTGCGAGCATATATAGAGGGACAGGAGTTTCAATTTTCCATGTCGCAGGGACTGCACCTTCTTCTGAACAACATTTTAAAGCCATGCCTGCAACGTTTAGATCAAAGTATCTTTCAAACTCTTCATCCTCTAGCCCTACATAGCTTGAGGGGTATTCAGTAGCTATGATTTCATCGAGAAAAAATTCTTCTCTGAGATCAATGACTCCTTCATGAATAAGCGGGTCCTCAAACTCTCCTGTTATCCCCCACCCTCCGCCACAACCAGTATGAGCAATTGGAAAATGCAATACAACCCTGTCAAATAGGAGGCAGAAAAGAGTTTTTAAGCGTTGATCTTCCAAAATATCCAATGGATAAGAGGCCGCTACCCATTCTTGGCTCAACTTTCAGCCCTCCAATAAAAGTACTTCAACTCTATCGTGCTTCTAGTGGCATAGTTATGTATAGATAAAGATTAGTCTGTATGCAACAAGCGCAAAGCTACGGAGCTAGCAAAGCCAAAAATAATTAGAAATTAGGGGGCACCATGCCTATTTCTTTTCTTCTGCTAAAGCTCGTTGCATGGGGTTAGCGGAGGAATGGTAGGATGCCCCCGTGTCCGACAGGTAACAGCCACCCAAAATCAGGCACAAAAAAAGCCCGCCTGAAAACGCCATGGCGGACAGGGTGGCTGCGTGGGGGCTAGAAGTGCCCGAGGGGATGAGGCGAAGGGGAACCTCCTGCGGAGGCTCCCCGAAAGATCTTAGTACTCGCCGTTTTTCCAGGACTGCTTGATGTAGAACAGGCAAAGGCCAACACCAACAATACCGAGGATGAACCAGAAGTAATCCATAGCGCGCTCCCTTTCGTTGAAATATTCACAAACTCCATACAGTGGAATTGTCACGATTTCAAGCGTTCCAGCAAAGCGACGCATTCGATGTGCGGGCTGTGCGGGAACAGGTCAAAGGGCCA is part of the Desulfovibrio ferrophilus genome and harbors:
- the trpB gene encoding tryptophan synthase subunit beta, whose product is MTQLPDAKGFFGDHGGQFLPPEIIAVMDDLNAAFDKYKDDPEFIEEYKYYQRHYTGRPSPLYLCENLTKAMGGAKIYLKREDLNHLGAHKVNNTVGQILLAKRMGKKKIIAETGAGQHGVATAATAALMGMECTIVMGAEDIERQKLNVFRMRMMGADVVPAMSGQRTLKEAVDEALGLWIQDAQNTFYLLGSAVGPHPYPAMVKHFQAVIGREAKEQIMELENRLPDYLVACVGGGSNAIGLFADFLGDEQVKIHGVEPAGRGLTPGDHAASLTLGTPGVLHGFTSYMLQDEKGEAAPVYSISAGLDYPSVGPEHSYLKDIGRAEYYTASDAEAVEAFFALSRTEGIIPALESAHALAHAMKLAPTLDKDKIILINLSGRGDKDVAQIEEMLSAGQIQAPV
- a CDS encoding UvrD-helicase domain-containing protein produces the protein MEIFRADLHIHSRFSRATSKKLNLRLLAAWARIKGLDVLATGDFTHPEWIAEIEEHLEPDGAGLYTLKDNRRLERETPFLDGYPLTGQTRFMLVTEISSIYKRHNKTRKVHNLVFMPSLDKAKSFNQRLEQVGNLKSDGRPILGLDSHDLLEMVLETDPQAFLVPAHIWTPWFSLFGSKSGFDSVEECYGDLAGEIFAMETGLSSDPEMNWMISALDRYRMISNSDAHSGEKLAREANLFSGEISYEGIYRALRGEALGHKFLGTLEFFPEEGKYHLDGHRNCGVVMEPQQTLSCGGLCPVCGKPLTVGVLHRIVELADREQPKQPADAPGFTSLIPLPEVVSEILGFGSGSKKVKAFYGRLIARFGSELAILQDIPLEDIAKVSTPLAEGIGRMRRGEVYRNPGFDGQYGSISVFSPQEQSEIKDGGSLIKMPAARPPMVRPLPGTGLKPEVRPLSLLSGTPISYNAPQQRAIDAGPGPVLVLAGPGTGKTQTLMGRIGRLLGERDSSRHILALTFTRRAAGELSKRLLDLRGENKALPRADTMHAMAYECWVDSYGEAPTVLSEEGARRVFAEATGLLGKPLKEAWQQVNLARERMQNPPGDLADHFHAYTKTKESWNQTDYTDLLNFWLEQIEAEIWANPYTHILVDEVQDLSVLQLRLIKALACKGGEGIFAIGDPNQSIYSFRGAAGDVQEKFRQWWPQLTTITLGENYRSAQEVLDVTAPLVPHSPKLKANRDVKADIRLFNAPDGAREAAWIGERIRELIGSTSHSLADNTTEGTLSPGDIAVLVRFKGLIPPLRTTLDRLGLPCSVPEAEAFWVEPRMTAILDAAGRTLGIVGAPEANADTLDIPERVLLKGPVGLAAYLQSNPPFDHLFWTSPQFKKFDKLYTELGGWPGLLNWVHLQSELDMVRAKAEKIQIMSLHAAKGLEFEAVFLPALEDGILPFAGSEFLSGKQAAPMADEHLAEERRLLYVGMTRAKSMLYLSHADKRDLYGRELLPTPTRYLLELPDETFAKTTLVGRKVRQEKQLDLLGGGD
- a CDS encoding GntR family transcriptional regulator, producing MKKKSTTLAEEARSILERMIIFNELDSGVMYSEKQLATMLNMGRTPVREALQRLCHDKMVEIHPRRGVRFPQVTVENQLKLLEVRRGLEPLCIHYATLRGTVEQKRRMLHLADAMIAAAENEDHVALLEYIREAHEILSEATTNDYFARVMSPLHGLSRRFWFLYIRRSGTIMDGAIRHADIMQAVARGDETLAVAASEALLDYLVEFSYNALKMDNGTET
- a CDS encoding GDSL-type esterase/lipase family protein codes for the protein MVICFFGDSLVNGTGDSACLGWAGRICVPLMASGRTLTYYNLGVRKQATREILPRWEGEFEQRRLEGFESRLVFAFGTADTAILDGRRHVPLDETRDNAHAILSRATGLAPVLFVGPPPVADESHTARNREINSVLGTVCAELGVPYLDVFSRLAASDGYLQDVRRNDGVHPTGFGYGLISEMVSGWPGWQEWFV